The proteins below are encoded in one region of Streptomyces marianii:
- a CDS encoding AAA family ATPase, which translates to MLLRFRTANVRSLRDEQELTFVVPEDDAGTSARPVRLAGDQSLAVLPLIGIFGANASGKSNVLAAMTDMRAAVMNSYARWAAFDGTARIPFALDGKDGQESASFFEVDLVLDGVRWTYGFELGTERVEAEWLHSYPRGHRQVWLDRDAARAKVYDWPGNRVKDRAGLERRTRPNALLLSTAGTDNHPQLTPLFHWFRRNLWLINPEDEREQREAFTTRELTGSRARRINELLRVADLGITGAEIDQEGRGPATVKLTHRSAAGDVAFDWTQESFGTRSWFALLGPLLLALDEGAVLLVDELDASLHPRFAAEVVRLFHDPQANPRGAQLVFTSHDPSVLSTPSGGRLLEPGQVWLTEKDKEGATDLYPLTAASPGEDEDLMKSYLAGAFGAVPSLLEGQIARRLLAANEREREYRERARAIGEAANAQSRACGRSVERKGLTRSC; encoded by the coding sequence ATGCTGCTGAGATTCCGTACAGCGAACGTGCGGTCACTGCGCGACGAGCAAGAGCTGACGTTCGTCGTGCCCGAAGACGACGCGGGCACGTCCGCACGCCCGGTGAGACTCGCGGGCGACCAGTCACTCGCCGTGCTTCCACTGATCGGAATCTTCGGAGCCAACGCCTCCGGCAAGTCGAACGTGCTGGCCGCGATGACGGACATGCGTGCCGCCGTCATGAATTCGTACGCACGCTGGGCGGCCTTCGACGGGACCGCGCGCATTCCCTTCGCCCTGGACGGCAAGGACGGGCAGGAGTCGGCCAGCTTCTTCGAGGTGGACCTCGTCCTGGACGGCGTGCGCTGGACGTACGGCTTCGAGCTCGGGACGGAGCGGGTCGAAGCCGAGTGGCTGCACAGCTACCCCCGGGGCCATCGGCAGGTGTGGCTGGACCGCGACGCCGCCCGTGCCAAGGTCTACGACTGGCCGGGAAACCGTGTGAAGGACCGAGCCGGACTCGAGCGGCGCACCCGGCCCAACGCCCTGCTGCTGTCCACGGCCGGCACGGACAACCATCCGCAGTTGACCCCGCTCTTCCACTGGTTCCGCCGCAACCTCTGGCTGATCAACCCGGAGGACGAGCGCGAGCAGCGCGAGGCCTTCACAACGCGGGAGTTGACCGGCAGCCGCGCGCGCCGCATCAACGAACTGCTGCGGGTCGCGGACCTCGGAATCACCGGTGCGGAGATCGACCAGGAGGGCCGGGGACCTGCAACGGTCAAGCTCACCCACCGCTCCGCCGCGGGAGACGTGGCCTTCGACTGGACTCAGGAGTCCTTCGGCACCCGCTCCTGGTTCGCTCTGCTCGGTCCCCTGCTCCTCGCCCTCGACGAAGGCGCCGTCCTGCTCGTCGACGAACTGGACGCCAGCCTGCACCCGCGCTTCGCCGCGGAGGTCGTCCGGCTGTTCCACGACCCGCAGGCGAATCCGCGGGGGGCGCAGCTCGTCTTCACTTCGCACGACCCCTCCGTGCTCAGCACCCCGAGCGGCGGCCGGCTGCTGGAGCCCGGACAGGTATGGCTGACGGAGAAGGACAAGGAAGGCGCGACGGATCTGTATCCGCTGACAGCAGCGTCCCCGGGGGAGGACGAGGACCTGATGAAGTCCTACCTGGCGGGTGCCTTCGGCGCGGTGCCCTCTCTTCTGGAGGGTCAGATCGCGCGGCGGCTGCTGGCGGCGAACGAACGGGAACGCGAGTATCGGGAGCGAGCGAGAGCAATTGGCGAAGCTGCGAACGCTCAAAGTAGGGCTTGTGGACGATCTGTTGAGCGGAAGGGGCTGACCAGGAGCTGTTGA
- a CDS encoding helix-turn-helix domain-containing protein: protein MSNTYGEWLKAQREIAGLTQQELADAAIMTRSHIAHIEAGRRIPSKEDARRLDRALDTRDVLSSFLPQEDVAVADRFAAALHLEQQATTIREFALSFVPGVLQTERYARAVLGSAFPPRSEEECDRTVVTRLERGRILANPVTPVVWALIDEAVLRRPIGSAEVMAEQITHLIRLAECKRVRVHVLPLSLGHHPLLQSMLTLMWFEDQPPVAYTEGLHIGRVHDAPALVEQLQGAYDLALSDALPLKESLALMKAAAKDHKHHG from the coding sequence ATGAGCAACACCTATGGGGAATGGCTGAAGGCCCAACGCGAGATCGCCGGCCTCACCCAACAGGAGTTGGCCGACGCCGCGATCATGACCCGATCGCACATCGCCCACATCGAGGCGGGACGCCGCATCCCGTCGAAGGAGGACGCGAGGCGGCTGGACCGGGCGCTGGACACGAGGGATGTACTGAGCAGCTTCCTGCCGCAGGAGGACGTGGCGGTCGCCGATCGCTTCGCTGCGGCGCTCCATCTCGAACAACAGGCGACAACGATCCGAGAGTTCGCCCTCTCCTTCGTACCGGGCGTCCTCCAGACGGAGCGCTACGCACGTGCGGTTCTCGGTTCTGCCTTCCCTCCCAGGAGTGAAGAGGAATGTGACAGGACCGTTGTCACACGTCTGGAGCGAGGGAGGATCCTGGCCAACCCCGTGACGCCCGTAGTGTGGGCGCTAATCGACGAAGCAGTGCTCCGGCGTCCGATCGGCAGCGCTGAGGTGATGGCGGAGCAGATCACCCACCTCATCCGCTTGGCAGAGTGCAAGCGCGTACGCGTACACGTCCTGCCTCTGTCGCTTGGACACCACCCGTTGCTGCAGAGCATGCTGACGCTGATGTGGTTCGAAGACCAGCCACCGGTCGCCTATACGGAGGGCCTACACATTGGCAGGGTGCACGACGCCCCAGCCCTGGTCGAACAGCTGCAAGGTGCCTACGATCTTGCCCTGAGCGACGCACTGCCGTTGAAGGAGTCGCTCGCCCTTATGAAAGCAGCAGCGAAGGACCACAAGCATCATGGCTAA
- a CDS encoding cation diffusion facilitator family transporter, producing the protein MASEESTGGPSGTPRVPGGPADAPVPAPERIEPDKAPESTFTVIVAALANLGIAVAKAVAGVISGSSAMLSEAAHSVADTVTELLLLTGLRRSAKPADEEHPLGYGPERYVWAMLASVATFVGGAVFSVYDGVHTLTQSEKLGNPLPSYVVLAVAAVLEGYSLRTGVRQIRGEAARFGTPARRYLRYTPDTAVKAVVMEDSAALSGLLLAAGGLVGAQLTGSSVSDGIASILIGLLLVYVAWVLVRSNAQLLIGRPLPPRMRRAVHEELLTVPHIVEVLELTTLVQGPAETLIAAKVNFRDVASAEQVEWACEDAEEQLRQRFPAIRRVYLDPTPAVHRVRPVSAGEPPGLRGDRPRPGDTPSSGRRSAGP; encoded by the coding sequence ATGGCGAGCGAAGAGAGCACCGGCGGCCCGTCCGGGACACCGCGTGTGCCCGGCGGGCCCGCCGACGCCCCCGTGCCTGCGCCGGAGCGGATCGAACCCGACAAGGCGCCGGAGAGCACCTTCACCGTGATCGTCGCGGCGCTCGCCAACCTCGGCATCGCCGTGGCCAAGGCCGTCGCGGGCGTCATCAGCGGATCGAGCGCGATGCTCTCCGAGGCCGCCCATTCGGTCGCCGACACCGTGACGGAGCTGCTGCTGCTGACGGGCCTGCGGCGGAGCGCGAAACCCGCCGACGAGGAGCACCCGCTGGGCTACGGCCCCGAGCGCTACGTCTGGGCGATGCTGGCGTCCGTCGCCACCTTCGTCGGGGGCGCGGTCTTCTCCGTCTACGACGGCGTCCACACCCTCACGCAGAGCGAGAAGCTCGGCAATCCGCTGCCCTCGTACGTCGTTCTGGCCGTCGCCGCCGTGCTGGAGGGCTACTCGCTGCGGACCGGCGTCCGGCAGATCCGCGGCGAGGCGGCCCGCTTCGGCACGCCCGCGCGCCGCTATCTGCGCTACACCCCCGACACGGCGGTCAAGGCCGTGGTCATGGAGGACTCCGCGGCGCTGAGCGGGCTGCTGCTCGCGGCGGGCGGCCTGGTCGGCGCCCAGCTCACCGGCTCCTCGGTCTCGGACGGGATCGCCTCCATCCTCATCGGCCTGCTGCTGGTGTACGTGGCCTGGGTGCTGGTCCGCAGCAACGCCCAACTGCTCATCGGCCGGCCGCTGCCGCCCCGGATGCGCAGGGCGGTGCACGAGGAACTGCTCACGGTCCCGCACATCGTGGAGGTGCTGGAGCTGACGACCCTGGTCCAGGGGCCGGCCGAGACCCTGATCGCGGCCAAGGTGAACTTCCGGGACGTCGCGTCGGCGGAGCAGGTGGAGTGGGCGTGCGAGGACGCCGAGGAGCAGCTGCGCCAGCGCTTCCCGGCGATCCGCCGGGTGTACCTCGACCCGACACCGGCCGTGCACCGGGTG
- a CDS encoding acyl-CoA thioesterase, with protein MSEALDDLLDLLDLERIEQDIFRGHSRSTIVPRVFGGQVAAQALVAAGRTAPEDRAAHSLHAYFLRMGDPGAPIVYTVDRIRDGRSFTTRRVVAVQHGQPIFHLSASFQAWEDGLDHQAVMPDAPDPETLPTAAERLPQYAGNPLHPEIVRRMLDARAAVDIRYVGRPPYASIGERREPHSQVWFRTNGKLADDPLLHVCLATYVSDMTLLDSVLLAHGRGGWAVGDVVGASLDHAMWFHRPFRADEWLLYDQESPSAHGGRGLGQARIYTQDGRLAISVIQEGVVRVPHD; from the coding sequence GTGAGCGAGGCTCTTGACGACCTGCTCGATCTGCTCGACCTGGAGCGGATCGAGCAGGACATCTTCCGCGGCCACTCGCGTTCCACGATCGTGCCCCGCGTCTTCGGCGGACAGGTCGCGGCCCAGGCGCTCGTCGCCGCGGGCCGCACCGCGCCGGAGGACCGTGCGGCGCACTCCCTGCACGCGTACTTCCTGCGCATGGGCGATCCTGGCGCGCCGATCGTCTACACGGTCGACCGCATCCGCGACGGCCGGTCCTTCACCACCCGGCGGGTCGTCGCCGTCCAGCACGGCCAGCCGATCTTCCACCTCTCGGCGTCCTTCCAGGCTTGGGAGGACGGGCTGGACCACCAGGCGGTGATGCCCGACGCGCCGGACCCGGAGACCCTGCCGACCGCCGCCGAGCGGCTGCCCCAGTACGCGGGGAACCCCCTTCACCCGGAGATCGTGCGGCGCATGCTCGATGCCCGTGCCGCGGTCGACATCCGGTACGTCGGCCGGCCCCCGTACGCGAGCATCGGTGAGCGGCGAGAGCCGCACTCACAGGTGTGGTTCCGCACGAACGGCAAGCTCGCGGACGACCCGCTGCTGCACGTCTGCCTCGCCACGTACGTCTCCGACATGACACTGCTCGACTCGGTGCTGCTGGCCCACGGGCGCGGCGGCTGGGCGGTCGGGGACGTCGTCGGGGCCTCGCTGGACCACGCGATGTGGTTCCACCGCCCGTTCCGCGCCGACGAGTGGCTCCTGTACGACCAGGAGTCGCCGAGCGCGCACGGTGGCCGCGGCCTCGGCCAGGCCCGCATCTACACCCAGGACGGGCGGCTGGCGATCTCGGTGATCCAGGAGGGCGTCGTCCGCGTCCCGCACGACTGA
- a CDS encoding acyl-CoA dehydrogenase family protein, with protein MRRTVFNEDHEAFRETVRAFIEAEVVPVYDEWFAAGQAPRDFYYKLGELGIFGINVPEEFGGAGLDTHKFEAVLYEETARAGVNFGGSGVHVLLALPYIKMLATDEQKKRYLTKFVTGEEMWALAMTEPGTGSDVAGMKTTAKLSEDGSHYVLNGAKTFITGGVHADRVIVCARTSAPREDDRRFGISLFAVDTKSEGYSIGRKLDKLGLRTSDTAELAFVDVKVPVEDLLGEENKGFYYLGQNLPSERWGIAFGAYAQAKAAIRFAKEYTQDRTVFGKTVASFQNTKFELASCQAEVDAAEAVADRALEALDAGELTPAEAASAKLFCTEVAHRVIDRCLQLHGGYGYMNEYPIARLYADNRVNRIYGGTSEVMKSIIAKSMGL; from the coding sequence GTGCGCCGGACCGTATTCAACGAGGACCACGAAGCGTTCCGGGAGACCGTCCGTGCCTTCATCGAGGCCGAGGTCGTCCCCGTCTACGACGAGTGGTTCGCCGCCGGCCAGGCGCCGCGCGACTTCTACTACAAGCTCGGTGAGCTCGGCATATTCGGCATCAACGTGCCCGAGGAGTTCGGCGGCGCGGGTCTGGACACCCACAAGTTCGAGGCCGTCCTCTACGAGGAGACCGCGCGTGCGGGCGTCAACTTCGGTGGCTCCGGCGTGCACGTGCTGCTGGCCCTGCCGTACATCAAGATGCTCGCCACCGACGAGCAGAAGAAGCGCTACCTGACGAAGTTCGTCACCGGCGAGGAGATGTGGGCGCTGGCGATGACCGAGCCGGGCACCGGCTCGGACGTCGCGGGCATGAAGACCACGGCCAAGCTGTCGGAGGACGGCAGCCACTACGTCCTGAACGGCGCCAAGACGTTCATCACCGGCGGTGTCCACGCCGACCGCGTGATCGTCTGCGCCCGCACCTCCGCCCCGCGTGAGGACGACCGCCGCTTCGGCATCTCCCTCTTCGCGGTGGACACCAAGTCCGAGGGCTACTCCATCGGCCGCAAGCTGGACAAGCTGGGCCTGCGCACCTCCGACACCGCCGAGCTGGCGTTCGTCGACGTCAAGGTCCCGGTCGAGGACCTGCTGGGCGAGGAGAACAAGGGCTTCTACTACCTCGGCCAGAACCTGCCGTCGGAGCGCTGGGGCATCGCCTTCGGCGCCTACGCGCAGGCCAAGGCCGCGATCCGGTTCGCCAAGGAGTACACGCAGGACCGCACGGTCTTCGGCAAGACGGTCGCGTCCTTCCAGAACACGAAGTTCGAACTGGCCTCCTGCCAGGCCGAGGTGGACGCCGCCGAGGCCGTCGCCGACCGCGCCCTGGAGGCGCTGGACGCGGGCGAGCTGACCCCGGCCGAGGCCGCCTCCGCGAAGCTCTTCTGCACCGAGGTCGCCCACCGCGTCATCGACCGGTGCCTCCAGCTGCACGGCGGCTACGGCTACATGAACGAGTACCCGATCGCCCGCCTCTACGCCGACAACCGCGTCAACCGGATCTACGGCGGCACCAGCGAGGTCATGAAGTCGATCATCGCCAAGTCGATGGGCCTCTGA
- a CDS encoding DUF397 domain-containing protein, whose protein sequence is MAKRTIPDASLLTGWRKSSHSGSDAGSCVEVLDDYPQGVPVRDSKTPHGPALVIPAIGWASFVDAVKAGALTP, encoded by the coding sequence ATGGCTAAGCGCACCATCCCGGACGCGTCCCTGCTGACCGGCTGGCGCAAGTCCTCCCACAGCGGGTCCGACGCCGGCAGCTGCGTCGAGGTGCTGGACGACTACCCGCAGGGCGTCCCAGTCCGCGACTCCAAGACCCCACACGGTCCCGCACTGGTGATCCCTGCAATCGGGTGGGCCTCATTCGTGGATGCTGTCAAGGCTGGCGCTTTGACGCCCTGA